GTATTTTCTCCTGTATAGCTTCTGGGTGCGTCCATAACCATAACCAGAACTTCATCTATTATTTCATCCTCATCACAGATAAATCCATACTGAATGGTGTGTGAGGGAACATTCTCAATTCGCTTTTTTCCGCCTTTGGAGCGATATATTTTACCTGCAATTTCCCTGCTCTTTGGGCCGCTGATACGGATAATTCCAATTCCCGATGCAGTCATAGCTGTCGCAACAGCTGCAATGGTATCTGCCATAATTTTCTCCCTTCTTTTGATATAAGATAACTAATTATTTTTAATAAAAAAATTCTAGGAAAAAGCGCAGGGATTTCCCCTATTATTCACGCTTTCACCTAGAATAATCTGTTTACTGTCTGTTTTTCAGTTTTACTACCACATGACGATATGGTTCGTTTCCTTCGCTGTAAGTTTCTACATAGCGATTTCCCTGTAATGCAGAATGAATAATTCTTCTTTCATAAGGGTTCATTGGCTCAAGAGAAACAGTTTTTCTTGTTTTTCTTACTTTGTAAGCAATACTTCTTGCAAGATTTTCCAAAGTTTCTTTTCTTCTGTTACGGTAATCCTCTGTATCAAGTTTTACACGAACATACCCCTGTGTTCCTTTATTTACTACCAGACTGGTAAGGTACTGTAAGGAGTCTAAAGTCTGTCCTCTCTTACCGATAAGAATACCCATGTCATGTCCGATAAATTCAATATCAAGATTTCCCTCAGAAGCTTTATATTCCATTTTAATTTCCACTTCCATATTCATGGCTTTGAAAACTCCGCTCAAGAATTTTTCTGCTTCTGCTTTCATATTTGCAATTTCTTCTTCGCTTCTTACCACAACTTTCTTTTCTTCACGTGGCGCTTCTGTTTCTTTTTCAATCTCTTTTACAATTTCAGGTTCAGCTGGTTTTACCGGCTTTACCTCTTCCTTAACTTTTTCAACCGGTTTTTTCTTTGGTTCCTTTGGTAAGGATTTTTCAACTTCTTTTTTTGCCGCTTTAATAATTGCCGGCTTTGCACCGAAACCTAAAAATCCTGCTTTTCCCTCAGAAACAATCTGAATTTCAAGGTTTTCACTGGATACTTCAAATTCAAGACTTGCCTTTGTAATGGCTTCGTCTACTGTTTTGGCAGAAAACTCTCTGAATTCCATCTTTTTTCCCCCTTACCTTCTATTTCTTTTTCCCTTTGTTATTTGCATCAAACTGTGCTACCATATTAGCCTTTGACGCCAGACTTCCCGGCTTTGTTTTTGGAACTTCGGCTGTATATGCTGCTGTATTTTTTACAGAATTGCTCTTATCTGCAATGGTTTTTCTCTTTGGCTCTTCAATGTTACGCACATTCATCTTTGCCTGTTGGCTGATATTCTGAGAAGTAACACCTAATTTTGCCTTTTTCTTATCCATTTTTGCTTTATTCTTCTGAATAAATTCATCTATATTCATATTATTCAGATGTCTGTTAATAACAACCTGCTGCACACTTCTGATAACCGCACCGATAATCCAATAAATACCAATACCTACAGGGAATGTGAAACAGATAAATGCTGTCATCAATGGCATAAAAGTATTCATTGTTTTCATAGTTGTTTCCATCTGAGATGGTGTACCATTACTTGTGTTAGATGCTGTCTGAACAAGCTTCATATTCAGCACCTGTGTTCCCCATGCCAATACAGGAATTAAAACTGCTGCAAAAATCAACAGATAATGCTGTGTAGACCATCCGGACTGAATTAACGCCCATGGGTTATCTGCAATGTTAAGTCCAAGGAAATTCTGCATTGGATGCAGCTGATCTGCTGTCTGATTTAAAACATCGGCAAATCCCTGAAATTTATCAACATCTGCCAGTTTGTCCCACTGTGCAGGAGAAAGACTGTATAAGAAGTCAACCACATGGTCGCTGCTTAATTTTCCTGACATTGGAATATAGCTATTTTTAATCGCATTATCCTTAACAAACTGAAAAATAATATCAGAATAACCGCTTACATCTGTAATGTGAGAAACTGCTGATGCAAATACATCCTTAATTCCTCCGATATATCCGGGAATTTTAATAATAACCTGATATAATGCGAAGAAAATCGGCATCTGAATTAACATCTGTAAACAACTTCCCGTTGGAGAAACACCGTATTTTTCATATACGCCCATGGTTTCTTCCTGCATTTTTAACTGTGAATTCTGATCCTTTTTCCCTCTGTATTTCTTCTGAATATTCTGTAATTCAGGAGCCATAACCGCATTCATTTTTGCGAATTTCTGCTGTTTAATCTGCAATGGAGTCATAAACGCATAAATGACAAGAGTAAAGATAATAATACATAAACCTAAGTTATGCACTCCAATGCTGTAAATGCCGTTCATCAGCCAGCCAAGCACTTCTGCTACCCAGTTAACAATCGGCATGGTACTCTTCGTTAGTAACACACCCAAAACAATAATCCTCCTTCTTGACCTTTATCTCCTAATCCATCACGGCACAGGATCATAGCCCCCCTTAGAAAAAGGGTTGCATCTTAATATTCGCCATGCAGCCAAAAGACTTCCTTTTACCGCACCGTATTTTTCAATCGCTTCCAATCCATACTGAGAACATGTGGGTATATACGGGCAACATGTTCTTTTTAAAGGAGATAAATACTTCTGATAACCTTTAATCAATATTATTAGTATTTTTTTCATTCTCTTTACTTCTCACAACCTTGTGCAGCCTTCCTAAATGAAGAAGGGCGCTCTCTAAAGAATGGTAATTCTGATTTTTTCCATTCACTCTTACCACTACAACAATATCATATCCACAACAAAACTTTTCTTCGTTCAAACGGTAGCTTTCTCTTATTAAACGTGTCAAATGATGCCTTACTACACTGTTGCCGACTTTTTTACTTACGGATATACCAATTCTGTTACGACTCAACTGGTTTTCCTTTAAATACATAACCAGATAACGATTTGCATACGATGTTCCCGTTTTGTAAACCAGTTGAAAATCGTTG
The DNA window shown above is from Blautia hansenii DSM 20583 and carries:
- the jag gene encoding RNA-binding cell elongation regulator Jag/EloR, giving the protein MEFREFSAKTVDEAITKASLEFEVSSENLEIQIVSEGKAGFLGFGAKPAIIKAAKKEVEKSLPKEPKKKPVEKVKEEVKPVKPAEPEIVKEIEKETEAPREEKKVVVRSEEEIANMKAEAEKFLSGVFKAMNMEVEIKMEYKASEGNLDIEFIGHDMGILIGKRGQTLDSLQYLTSLVVNKGTQGYVRVKLDTEDYRNRRKETLENLARSIAYKVRKTRKTVSLEPMNPYERRIIHSALQGNRYVETYSEGNEPYRHVVVKLKNRQ
- a CDS encoding YidC/Oxa1 family membrane protein insertase, which encodes MLLTKSTMPIVNWVAEVLGWLMNGIYSIGVHNLGLCIIIFTLVIYAFMTPLQIKQQKFAKMNAVMAPELQNIQKKYRGKKDQNSQLKMQEETMGVYEKYGVSPTGSCLQMLIQMPIFFALYQVIIKIPGYIGGIKDVFASAVSHITDVSGYSDIIFQFVKDNAIKNSYIPMSGKLSSDHVVDFLYSLSPAQWDKLADVDKFQGFADVLNQTADQLHPMQNFLGLNIADNPWALIQSGWSTQHYLLIFAAVLIPVLAWGTQVLNMKLVQTASNTSNGTPSQMETTMKTMNTFMPLMTAFICFTFPVGIGIYWIIGAVIRSVQQVVINRHLNNMNIDEFIQKNKAKMDKKKAKLGVTSQNISQQAKMNVRNIEEPKRKTIADKSNSVKNTAAYTAEVPKTKPGSLASKANMVAQFDANNKGKKK
- the yidD gene encoding membrane protein insertion efficiency factor YidD, translating into MKKILIILIKGYQKYLSPLKRTCCPYIPTCSQYGLEAIEKYGAVKGSLLAAWRILRCNPFSKGGYDPVP
- the rnpA gene encoding ribonuclease P protein component, with the translated sequence MKYSESLKKNNDFQLVYKTGTSYANRYLVMYLKENQLSRNRIGISVSKKVGNSVVRHHLTRLIRESYRLNEEKFCCGYDIVVVVRVNGKNQNYHSLESALLHLGRLHKVVRSKENEKNTNNID